A part of Prolixibacteraceae bacterium genomic DNA contains:
- a CDS encoding peptide chain release factor 3, whose product MGLQEEINRRRTFAIVSHPDAGKTTLTEKLLLFGGAIRVAGAVKNNKIKQGAASDFMEIERQRGISVATSVMGFEYEGYKVNILDTPGHQDFQEDTFRTLTAVDSVIIVIDAAKGVEPQTERLMKVCRMRKTPVMVYINKMDRPTGDMFDLLDEIEEQLKIKTRPLSWPINSGADFKGVYNIFDSSLRLFDPSITEIESAVEIDDLSTEKLDELIGDDADTLREEVELIEGVYPEFDHDAYLAGNVAPVFFGSALYNFGVQELLDSFVRIAPFPKEKDAEERVVMANEPKFTGFIFKIHANIDPNHRSRIAFVKICSGKFERNKNYRHMRLAKNFKFSSPTAFMASKKETIEEAYPGDIIGIPDTGNFIIGDTLTEGENLHYKGMPSFSPEMFRYIENADPMKAKQLAKGVDQLMEEGVAQLFTNQFNGRKIIGCVGQLQFEVIEYRLEHEYGAKCRFESLPMYKACWIEADDPAVIVDFKKRKYQKMAVDKQGRDVFMADSSFLLQMAQTDFKDIRFHFTSEF is encoded by the coding sequence ATGGGTTTACAAGAAGAGATAAATAGAAGACGGACTTTTGCCATTGTCAGTCACCCGGATGCCGGTAAGACAACTTTGACGGAGAAGTTACTGCTTTTTGGTGGTGCTATTAGAGTGGCAGGTGCCGTAAAAAATAATAAGATCAAGCAAGGTGCAGCTTCCGATTTCATGGAGATTGAGCGTCAGAGGGGTATCTCTGTGGCGACATCTGTGATGGGATTTGAGTATGAAGGCTATAAGGTGAACATTTTGGATACGCCTGGTCACCAGGATTTCCAAGAGGATACGTTCCGTACTTTGACTGCTGTGGATAGTGTTATTATTGTTATTGATGCAGCCAAAGGGGTGGAGCCTCAGACGGAGAGACTGATGAAAGTTTGTCGTATGAGAAAGACTCCTGTGATGGTTTATATCAATAAGATGGACCGTCCTACGGGGGATATGTTTGATCTTCTTGACGAAATTGAAGAGCAACTTAAGATTAAGACACGTCCTTTAAGTTGGCCGATTAATTCGGGTGCAGACTTTAAAGGGGTATATAATATTTTTGATTCGAGCTTACGCCTTTTTGATCCAAGTATTACAGAGATCGAGAGTGCAGTGGAGATTGATGATTTGTCTACTGAGAAGCTGGATGAATTGATCGGTGATGACGCGGATACTTTACGTGAAGAGGTTGAGTTGATCGAAGGGGTTTATCCTGAGTTCGATCACGATGCATATCTTGCTGGTAATGTAGCTCCTGTGTTCTTTGGTAGTGCACTGTATAATTTTGGTGTTCAGGAGCTGTTGGATTCATTTGTTCGTATTGCACCATTCCCTAAGGAGAAAGATGCAGAAGAGCGTGTGGTGATGGCCAATGAACCTAAGTTTACTGGTTTTATCTTTAAGATCCATGCCAATATCGATCCAAATCACCGTAGCCGTATTGCTTTTGTGAAGATCTGTAGTGGTAAGTTTGAGCGTAATAAGAACTATCGCCACATGCGATTGGCTAAGAACTTTAAGTTCTCTTCTCCAACAGCATTTATGGCATCGAAGAAAGAGACCATCGAAGAGGCTTATCCAGGGGATATTATTGGTATACCTGATACTGGTAACTTTATTATTGGAGATACGCTGACGGAAGGCGAAAACCTTCATTATAAAGGGATGCCCTCGTTCTCTCCAGAGATGTTCCGTTATATTGAGAATGCCGATCCAATGAAGGCTAAGCAGTTGGCTAAGGGTGTGGATCAATTGATGGAAGAGGGGGTTGCACAGTTGTTTACGAATCAATTTAATGGTCGTAAGATTATCGGTTGTGTAGGACAACTTCAGTTTGAGGTGATCGAGTATCGTTTGGAACATGAGTATGGTGCAAAGTGTCGATTCGAGTCACTGCCAATGTATAAAGCGTGTTGGATTGAAGCAGATGATCCTGCGGTAATCGTGGATTTTAAGAAACGTAAGTATCAGAAGATGGCGGTAGATAAGCAAGGGCGTGATGTCTTTATGGCGGACTCTAGTTTCCTTCTTCAGATGGCACAAACGGACTTTAAAGATATTCGTTTCCACTTTACATCGGAATTTTAG
- a CDS encoding MFS transporter: MISIKNIHFSNPSRWPFFYGWFIMVMTTIGLFVSIPGQTMAVAAFTDSLMEALDLSRNELSVVYMIGTLISSIFLKKAGVWYDRHGAKVMMFGATLLMSFTMLGMSYLIPLSNFADDLSFHLISAKGWSLILLVFLFFLARLNGQGIMSMVARTMLMKWFLRKRGVANGISSMVANASFALATIGLAYFVSRIGWDHTYRLLSVILLLCALLFLGTYEEKPEDFGLSPDGDISKEKEMKGDKKVLEIRDFTYDEAVKTRAFWSVTLITSFFACFVTGFTFHIFSILRDAGIPWERGQDIFIYCAIISTFLSLGGSIISDHIKIKYLVLLAALGGILFGIGFAFLKYHWAFIVLNIGYGTIGGLFGVLLVVAYPRYFGKRHLGAITGRNMSLIIFLSAISPLLFSLSKSYLGSYQPIALLLATLSLGIFLYGMTVKDPQ, encoded by the coding sequence ATGATTTCGATAAAGAATATACATTTTAGCAACCCAAGCCGTTGGCCTTTCTTTTACGGCTGGTTTATTATGGTGATGACCACCATTGGATTATTTGTGAGTATTCCAGGGCAGACGATGGCTGTGGCTGCTTTTACGGATTCATTGATGGAGGCACTCGATTTGTCACGTAATGAGCTGAGTGTGGTCTATATGATTGGAACTTTGATTTCGTCAATATTTCTGAAGAAGGCAGGGGTGTGGTATGATCGACATGGTGCGAAAGTGATGATGTTCGGTGCTACTTTGCTGATGTCTTTTACGATGTTAGGGATGTCCTATCTTATCCCGCTGTCGAATTTTGCTGACGACCTCTCTTTTCATCTTATCTCGGCCAAGGGGTGGAGCTTGATACTTCTTGTATTTCTATTTTTCTTGGCGCGATTGAATGGTCAAGGGATCATGAGTATGGTGGCTCGAACGATGTTGATGAAGTGGTTTTTGAGAAAAAGGGGAGTGGCGAACGGGATCAGTAGTATGGTTGCCAATGCCAGTTTTGCTTTGGCTACTATCGGCCTCGCTTACTTTGTGTCTCGAATAGGATGGGACCATACGTATAGGCTTCTGTCTGTGATATTGCTCTTATGTGCATTGCTGTTTCTGGGAACTTATGAAGAGAAGCCTGAAGATTTTGGTCTTTCTCCTGATGGGGATATCTCTAAAGAGAAAGAGATGAAGGGAGACAAAAAGGTGTTGGAGATTAGAGATTTTACTTATGATGAAGCGGTGAAGACACGTGCCTTTTGGTCGGTTACTTTGATCACCTCTTTCTTTGCCTGTTTTGTGACAGGGTTTACTTTTCATATCTTCTCGATACTTCGAGATGCAGGTATTCCATGGGAGAGAGGACAAGATATTTTTATCTATTGTGCTATCATATCCACTTTCCTGTCGCTCGGAGGAAGTATCATTAGTGATCATATAAAGATTAAGTATCTAGTCTTATTGGCAGCATTGGGAGGCATTCTGTTTGGTATTGGCTTTGCTTTCCTTAAATATCATTGGGCTTTTATTGTACTCAATATAGGTTATGGAACTATTGGTGGTCTGTTTGGCGTCTTGCTGGTGGTTGCTTACCCTCGTTATTTTGGTAAACGTCATCTTGGGGCTATCACAGGACGTAATATGTCATTGATTATCTTTCTTAGTGCCATCTCTCCCTTGCTTTTTAGCCTTTCAAAGAGTTACCTCGGCTCTTATCAACCTATCGCTCTACTTTTGGCAACACTCTCTTTGGGTATATTTCTCTATGGCATGACCGTAAAAGATCCACAGTAG